GATGCGCTCGCCTGACACGGCCTCCAACTGCGGCAGATTGGCGCGCAACTGTCGCCGCGTCTGGCGCTCGAGCGCAAAGCCCAGGCGGCCACTGAAGCGCAGGGCGCGCAGGATGCGCGTAGGGTCATCGCTAAACGAGTGCTCATGCAATACACGGATGACACCGGCGCGCAGGTCGGCCAGGCCACCCCACGCATCCAGGATCTGCCCCGCGTGCGGCCCATCCAGGCGCAGCGCCAGGGTATTGATGGTGAAATCACGGCGGAACTGGTCCTCAACCAAGGGGGCAAACTCAACCGTGGGCAGCGCACCGGGGTGAGCATATTGCTCGCGCCGCGCCGAGATCAAATCGACGAAGACGGGCAGGCCGCGTTGCGCCGGCAGTTGCCACACAGCGGTGCCAAAAGCTTTGTGGACGGTGAGCGCTCCCCCCAGGGCGCGCTGGACACGGCGCCCGAACGCAATCGCATCGCCTTCCAGCACCAGATCCAAATCCAGGCTGGGGCGCTCAAGCAGCCGGTCGCGCACGTAGCCGCCCACCAGATACAGCGGCACGCCGGCGTGCTCCGCGGCGCGGATCACGCGCCGCAACCAGCCACGGGTGGCCGCCGGCAAGGGCGCCAGGGCCTGGCGCAGGGGCAGATAGACATCCACCCCCACATGATAGTGGAGAGCGTGCCGGCACACCAGTGGGCCGGCGAAGCTTATTTGGTCAGCAGGAAACGAAAGGCCACGCGCCCAATATGTACGATGTCGCCATCCTGGAGGCGGCTGCCTTCCAGCGATACCGGAGCATAGTTGATCCAACTACCGGCGTGCGAGCCTTCATCGAGTAGATAAAAATCGCCCAGCTCATCTACGCGAATACGGGCGTGCTGCTTCTCCACCGAAGGCTCAGCCAGAATCAGGTCACAGGTGGGCGCCGCGCCGATCAGGTTCTCGGCAGCCGCCAGCGGGAAGATCTGCGCCGGCTGGGTGGGGTCTTGCATGGCCAGGCGCTGTAGATAGGCTGGCGGGCGCTCGCTTTCGCTTTCCGGCGCGCTGGCAAGCTGTGGCGTGACGATCATATCGAGCGGGGTGTCTTGCAATGGGTCGATCGCCGGGCGCGGCGCCGGGCGGCGTTGGCGGGTCAATAAACGGCCCAGGCGCCCGGGGGCGATGCGTCCAGAGAGCACCATCACCAGAAAGAACGCCCCGGC
The DNA window shown above is from Anaerolineales bacterium and carries:
- a CDS encoding CCA tRNA nucleotidyltransferase, translated to MDVYLPLRQALAPLPAATRGWLRRVIRAAEHAGVPLYLVGGYVRDRLLERPSLDLDLVLEGDAIAFGRRVQRALGGALTVHKAFGTAVWQLPAQRGLPVFVDLISARREQYAHPGALPTVEFAPLVEDQFRRDFTINTLALRLDGPHAGQILDAWGGLADLRAGVIRVLHEHSFSDDPTRILRALRFSGRLGFALERQTRRQLRANLPQLEAVSGERIYKELELILLEPQREAMLLALQRYKVLAAISPGLRFDARRAAGLARSRPPEPEWELSTTPAQLGFTLWFAQLRPAAAMAAATRLRFSSSVTEAVLAATRLQAQAARLAALPVSAFTQYMDSMPRLALYSAYVLQPRGRYRNRLLRYVKEWRHVQPYTRGAELLRRGLTPGPAYKSILYQLRAAWLDGKLKTQAQEQALLAQLLAQQSGAGDEQH